In the genome of Flavobacterium panacagri, one region contains:
- a CDS encoding glycine-rich domain-containing protein → MDKILWEKVQAFEFDNLQDQYGFSTRLALENHWTLYFTQVALLEYKKFMFLAATQNEMVSPSEIVDIVWHQHLIFTNSYTDFCNLLGKRIEHIPSTHNRAEFEMFHKAKERTKELYEINFGKQPLEVWHYTNELDSLELEYSSFNVATLRKNFLKYAIIASIPVCLLIFPVLIKIKNPDFLIGYFILFFTVILLLEFYIRRSFLSLYNRIKSNPIVQNLSALELVFFKEGKLEKVIHGVVNNLIQNKKIRILTNDRLELLDKSFGDNKYENCVIEFMRDSESVSYKDLCHTVKQKPIFDQLQKATYRIRNRVITSKEFAFITTSVMVVLGVLLSIIFSRFITGIWRGKPITFLLFAIVPLVLISIGYINRLTTFMFSKVISSALKKEIRHNTEVHNNWEWNYFLYGSVVLSSFFIPIANSTNSSSNNFFSTDSGTSSSSSSCGSSCSSSSSSCGSSCGSSCGGCGGGD, encoded by the coding sequence ATGGATAAAATTCTTTGGGAAAAAGTTCAAGCTTTTGAGTTTGATAATTTACAAGATCAGTATGGTTTTTCTACAAGATTAGCGCTTGAAAATCATTGGACGTTATATTTTACCCAAGTTGCTTTGTTGGAGTATAAAAAGTTTATGTTTCTGGCGGCGACGCAGAATGAAATGGTTTCACCTTCGGAAATAGTTGATATTGTCTGGCATCAGCATTTGATTTTCACCAATTCTTATACCGATTTTTGCAATCTTTTAGGTAAGAGAATCGAACATATTCCGTCAACTCATAATAGAGCTGAGTTTGAAATGTTTCATAAAGCAAAAGAACGCACTAAAGAGTTGTACGAAATCAATTTTGGAAAACAACCTTTAGAAGTTTGGCATTATACAAATGAACTAGATTCTTTAGAACTTGAATATAGCAGTTTTAACGTTGCTACACTTCGAAAAAACTTTTTAAAATACGCGATAATTGCTTCAATCCCAGTTTGTCTGCTGATTTTTCCTGTTTTAATAAAAATTAAAAATCCAGATTTTTTAATTGGTTATTTTATATTGTTTTTTACTGTTATTCTGTTGCTGGAGTTTTATATAAGAAGAAGTTTTCTTTCCTTATATAATAGAATTAAATCCAATCCAATTGTTCAAAATCTGTCTGCTTTGGAGCTGGTTTTCTTTAAAGAAGGTAAACTGGAAAAAGTGATTCATGGCGTTGTCAATAATTTGATTCAGAACAAGAAAATCAGGATTCTGACAAACGACAGATTGGAATTACTTGATAAAAGTTTTGGAGATAATAAATATGAAAACTGTGTAATTGAATTTATGAGAGATTCCGAATCTGTTTCTTATAAAGATTTATGTCACACTGTCAAACAGAAACCCATTTTTGACCAATTACAAAAAGCAACTTATAGAATTAGAAACAGAGTTATTACGTCAAAAGAATTTGCATTTATTACCACTTCTGTGATGGTTGTTTTAGGAGTATTGCTCAGTATTATCTTCAGCCGATTTATTACAGGAATTTGGAGAGGTAAACCTATAACATTCTTATTATTTGCAATTGTTCCTTTAGTTTTAATTTCGATTGGCTATATCAATAGACTTACGACTTTTATGTTTTCAAAGGTCATTTCATCTGCATTAAAAAAAGAAATAAGGCATAACACCGAAGTACATAATAATTGGGAGTGGAATTATTTTTTGTATGGAAGTGTAGTACTCTCCAGTTTTTTTATTCCAATAGCTAATAGTACAAATTCTAGTTCTAATAACTTTTTCAGCACAGATTCGGGGACTTCAAGTTCATCCTCATCCTGCGGTTCTTCGTGCTCCAGTTCCTCCAGCTCATGCGGAAGCTCTTGTGGCAGTTCATGCGGTGGCTGTGGAGGTGGTGATTAA